Sequence from the Primulina huaijiensis isolate GDHJ02 chromosome 16, ASM1229523v2, whole genome shotgun sequence genome:
GCAATGAAGATCTTTGCAGTGAGATTAGAGAATTTTTATCCACCGTTGGATATCCTGAAGATCATGTGCCCTCCATGAAGGAGCTTGCGCAGCATGGAAGGTTCGATtttcatggattttttttaaaattttagtgttATGATCGGTGTTACGTTTCACTACTGCGATAAAGCGCACACATATATTTAAACAATGGTGGAGCAGGAGACAGGCTCCATCATCTGTGGTTTTAATGTATGTATTTTTTTGAACTCGTGTACGAGTGGGACGTGGGGATATATACATTTGGAGAAATATATTTCCtggtttatatgtttttttctatATCCTATTATTTCAGTGGTGGTTTTTAGGTGTAAAAGGATAAGAttgcatttctaaattttcgaTAATCAATTATTTTACTATAGGAAAGACCTTGCACACATGGTCAGGCGAAGAGGATACAAACTTATTAGACAGATTCTTCAGTCCTCAGCTACAACAAACTTAATCAAATCCGATATAGAGATGGACGAAACAGGAAAATTGAAGATGCTCGGGGGATCTGGAGGTGAAtactaaaaaatttaacattGCACATATTTGCATTTTGATATGAATATCCGATTTAAAATCTTTGATTGGTATTTGATAGACTATTTTGTGGTCTGAAAAGGTCAGAATGAGAAACTGAAAGCCTCGGTCGGTGATGTCTTACCAAGGGACGTTATGGAAGAGGGAGACTTGTATAGATATCAAGAAAAAGATGGAGACCTTTTCTCGAGTGACCAAAGGTCCGTGGCATCAGATTCAAGTATCCCGTTCATGCAGGAGAAGGTGGCTAATTTTATTAAGCATGGAAAGTTGGTTGGAATTGATGGTTAGTTCTCGAGCGCTAATTTCTATACATTCTTCGTTATTTCTCAACTTTATAGTTTTCCTTTGATGGCATAATGTGTTTCTCTTCTAGAGTTGATCTCTGGTGTCATTGCTTGCTCCTTTTGGATTCCTATTAGTTgctaattgttttttttttattattgaattgAAGATTGTTGGGAAGCAACAATTGTCTATATTGTTCTATGTGGTAAAATGATTAAAAGGTTATGCTTAGGCTTCCATctggtttaaaaaattttatttgcttTTTTACCATCAAGTGTAATATTTCTTAGAATAAATGACACTTGTTTCCATGGTTGGAATGCTTGTAATAATATATGAAGTTGGGTAATGTGAATAGAGAACAATCAATTATGTCCACACTAGAGCTAACTAATGCTAATTTCAAAGGAAACTTGTTTCCAATTCCTAATACAAGTAACACCCATAATCTCAGAGTTTTGACGGCTTTACCTGATTAGTGCTAATACGAGTACTGAGACAGTCCTGTTTAGCAAGTATCGCAGAGGGTTTGGAATGTTTACAGACGTTGGCTTTGTTAACAAGTGCTTTCTTTCCTAGGATGCTGATTCGAAATTTTAGTTCTTTGCTATCTTGGCAAATAAGTTTATGGTGTGCGATAATTAATTATAGCAGTACGTTGCGAGAAAATAAGAAATGGGGTTAGCCACATGTCATGTCTTGCAAGTGGATTGAATAGTTGATTCCGTTTGCTTTGGGTTCtgacttattttttatacctaTATCTAAGAAGAGACCCTCGATGAAAGTTCAAAAACAAGGCTTTCCATTTGCCTTCTCGAATATGTTGGAATATGTCGTCAAATCAAgttatttgtttattatttgttaagaaAACAAGTCCATCTACCATAATGTTTTTTGTcatcatgacatgatattttgcaggtaaatatttattcaattcTTGGCCGATTTATTTTTCTCATGCTCAGATTGTGCGTTTCTGATTACAGAGGAAATATATGCCGGTGAAGGAGAGAGAGGTACTGAATCAGAAGATGCACATGAAGTGCAAAATAACTCAAGTAATCAAGGGAACAACAATCTTTTGTTCCAAAGCTGTATTGGTGGtgaaacattaaatataaattcCATGTACTTCACCCGCTTCAAAGGAAACATCTCAGTCGCTTTCTTTTTCTACAAACCTTTTTTTTCTTATTCGATTGCATCACTGCATCTGACTTATACAGGAACAGCTACGTCTCAAAAGAAGAGCAAACTCCtgtgaatcacaaaaatgatctAGATGATGAGGTCTGTGTGCACTGTAATTTCAATCTTGGCCATGATTTATTTGGATTATGACATTGTATGGCTTTTCCAGTTTCTTCAAAATTCACCTTGATTTATCTGGATGGAATGATTGCTTTTGACTGCTATTTATGTTGTTTGGCAGGAAATAAAAGCAGAGAATCTAGCTGAGGTTAACCGCCTCAAGTTCATGCTGGTATGCTCTGGGGTTTTTAACTATACTATAACATGTGATTTTCCTTCGAATTTTCTCATGTGATCGCTTTAGCACTTTGTTGTTGTCTTTTATTAGCATCAGAAGGAATTAGAACTAGATCAATTGAAGAAGCAGATTGAGAAAGAAAAGGTgcaaatttttatgcataaataactatttcatgattttacaagcctaaattatatttcaaatgtaTAAAAAAGCGCTAGAAATTCCATTTTTATGAGAAAATGGACAGTGAAAATACCTATTGATTTAATATCTCAGGCTTATTTGTCTTCTTTGCAAAACAATGCGGAAATAGAGATCAACAGAGCACAGAAACTTATTTCTGAAAAAGAGACTGAATTATATGCTGCCGAAGGAAGTTTATCCGGACTGAAAGAGGTATTGCATTTTCTATTTGTTAAGCTGAAAAATTGGGTCAGTGATTCAGAGATATTTAGCTTATAAGTATTTTATCAAGAGagcttttttaaaataaacaaaagtaATTTTGTGTTTTAATACAATAGTAAAAGGCACATTAGCTGCTGGGCTTTTGGCCTTTTTAAGCACTGTGTTGAAACTTCTCTATCCAAAATGACTTTCCAAAACACAGTTTTTAAATCTGATTTCATTAACTAGATATGCATTCAAAGTCCGTGGATGGTTATTTCTCGGTAACATTTGTATCAAATCATCGAAATTTGAACTTCGCGACATACACAGACCACACTTGATGTGAACGCAAAGCAAATGGCAGAAGGCCAGAACAAATTTCCATCGGGTCAACCCTGGATCTTGGTTAAGCTTTTAGTCCATTTGcaataatatattttggagACAATGGAAACGAACCCACTTCTAGCCTTTTCTATTATTTTACcacatattttgaattttttttttatcaagaatAAAGATAACATCTCTTTGTTTCAGACAAATCATTTATTTACCGAGGTGcagtttccttttcttttagGTTGAGGTCAAATATACGGGATATGGGGAGATTGTAGAAGTGGCCGGGAGCTTCAATGGTTGGCATCACAAAATAAAAATGGATCCACACTCATCATCCATTGGTGTCAGCCCTACTGAAACGAGGTTTAATGTTCATTTTCGTTTATATCAGTCTATCAGATTATCAGTGCTCAACCGCTGTTCATAGTTTTGGTTTTGTACCCATAATACATTTTATTGAATAGGACCACAAATTAAACATACTACCAAAAAATTTCAGGAAATCACAACTTTGGAGAACAGTATTGTGGCTCTATCCTGGAATTTATGAGGTTTGTTCAACAGATCACCGCGTGTTCTTAACTATCATCTAGAAAAAAACTGAACCTCGAGGACAGGGGACACCGAACGTGCATACATCCCTCCAAAAATCCAACAAGATTTATGACTTTCGGTTTTAGAACATAGGAGGATGAAAGAACTTTGTAATAATTTGGATGGTGTGGTGGCTTCGACCTTCAACTGCTTTTTTGAAACACACTCATTTCTTGAAACCACTCTACCATACAAGGGATATGATCTTATTTGTCAGCTTACAATGTTGTTCTTGATTCGCAGATAAAATTTGTCGTCGACGGCGATTGGAGGATTGATCCTTCAATGGAATCAGTTACTAGGGACAACTTGCACAACAACATACTTAAAGTAGGTAGATGACAATCCTTAGCTTGCAAATAACATCGACATCAAGTGTTTGATATAGGTGATTGAATAAGAATAGATTTCTTTTACATGATTAAATCATGTGTTTGCGGTATCTACTACCGTTGGATAAATTTCATATGAGGTGTATGTAGATGCAAATGAGTTCATTTATGAATCTCATACGGCCAAATGTTGTTATTAATGTACGTATAAGCTAGAGGAGCCGTCCTAATTAAATATTTACGCACGGATCattgttattttcaaatataaaaatttaatatactatattattatttttatgcaatcaaatttttttaaaacaagtagggataccaaaattatatttatttattttttttaatttctaaatttacaCCAACTCACGTATGTTTCTCGATGCACAATGTACAAGTGACGGCGCAAATTCCATTCCACCTACTCACGTAGTACAAGTTTGACGTCTCTCTAATTTGACCAATATCAACCGTTGGATACTATCTATTGATAGCTGGCACCATCGCAAAGCCCTCCATCTCAATTGGGGCCCACTCTCTACCATTCGGGTAATTGTTGGTTTGGAAACTGAAACTGGGGGTATATTCAGATCCGTGTTCCTATATATATCACCCCTTCTCCTCAAGTTTGAACACCATTTTCATGTTCTCAAATCTCCCTCCCTTCTTATCTACGTTGGAGTAATAATATATTTCAGATCTGAAGCCTCTGTGTTGATTAAAGGTACTCATTTGCGTTTTAAAGCATTTTCCTGTTTTAGATCTGGTTAGATTGCTCTCTCTCTTATTTAGATCCGTGGCTCTACTGTGTGTTTTTGCTTTTTAGATTGAATGTTGGCAGATTTGATGGTTTTTTcgaagttttttattttattttacttgaGGTGGAAATGTTCCGAGAATGACGAATCGAATGAATTTAAAGATGCTGCATTTCTTTTTCCAGATCCGTTGCATATTTTTGTTGCAACATGGAACTATCTGTGTAATGATTCTCGTTTGATGTTTCCGGTTTTAGGCTAAATGTTAACCGATTTGACGAGCGTATTTTTTCAGTTGTCATGGAGGTAATTGGTTTTGCATGTTCTTTCCTCGTGAGATTCAGATCTCGTTGAACGTAGTACATCATGGCGAGAATGTTGTGGTTTATGATTTTTCATTGAAATTTTCTGTCTTTTAGATTTTTTGGGTATTCCTAGGTATTATCGACAAAATGTGAACTTGGATTCTGAGATGCATTTTCATTTGCTATTTTGTGACAATTCGAATTTGGGACTGGAAGTAATATTCGTTTATATTTTTTGTgtgaaattgaatttaaaaaaaaactgtttTCTAATCGCGGACAGGTACTTGTGTTCTATGTGCGATTTTTATGGTGGAGACTTGACTTGCAAATTAGATAAGGCGgcaaaattaattttagattTAAATGAATTCCGTGTTTCCATTTTGCTTTTGTTTTTGCATTAAGTCCAAATTTTAAGTTTCCCGTTTATATTCTCCTAGAGTTTGAATATAGATCTGTCTAAGATTCCACATTGTTATCCTTTAATGCACATGGTTTATATGCTTTGGATCTGATGTTCTGCATCTGACTTAACGCATTCCTTTTATTACTTTTCAGGCATAATATGGACACCTTCCTGTTCACctcagaatctgtaaatgaaGGTCACCCCGACAAACTTTGCGACCAAGTCTCTGATGCCATTCTCGATGCTTGCTTGGAGCAGGATCCGGAGAGCAAAGTTGCATGTGAAACATGCACAAAAACTAATATGGTAATGGTCTTTGGCGAGATCACAACAAAGGCAAATGTGAACTATGAGAAGATTGTTCGTGATACATGCAGAGGCATTGGATTCATATCACCTGATGTTGGTCTTGATGCTGACCACTGCAAAGTTCTAGTCAACATCGAACAACAGAGCCCGGACATTGCCCAGGGAGTTCACGGTCACCTCACCAAGAAACCTGAGGAAATTGGAGCTGGTGACCAAGGTCACATGTTTGGATATGCCACCGATGAAACACCCGAGCTTATGCCACTCACTCATGTCCTCGCCACCAAGCTTGGGGCCAAGCTTACAGAAGTGAGGAAAAACAACACTTGCCCGTGGCTAAGACCTGATGGTAAAACACAAGTTACAGTTGAATACAAGAATGACAATGGGGCCATGATCCCTATTCGAGTCCATACAGTTCTCATCTCAACCCAGCATGACGAAACAGTCACGAATGATCAGATTGCAGAAGACTTGAAGGAGCATGTGATCAAGCCTGTGATCCCCGCCCAGTACCTTGATGACAACACAATTTTCCACCTTAACCCATCTGGCCGATTCGTCATTGGTGGCCCGCATGGAGATGCAGGACTCACTGGTCGGAAAATCATCATAGACACTTATGGTGGCTGGGGTGCTCATGGTGGCGGTGCTTTCTCCGGAAAGGATCCCACAAAGGTGGACAGAAGTGGGGCATATGTCGTTAGGCAGGCAGCCAAGAGCATAGTGGCTTCAGGGCTTGCTCGTCGATGCATTGTGCAAGTTTCCTATGCTATTGGTGTAGCAGAACCACTTTCAGTGTTTGTTGACACCTACAAGACGGGTAAGATCCCAGACAAGGACATACTTGCGCTCATCAAGGAGAACTTCGACTTTAGGCCTGGAATGATTGCCATCAACCTCGATTTGAAGAGAGGGGGCAACTTTAGGTACCAGAAAACTGCTGCTTATGGTCATTTTGGGCGCGATGATCCTGATTTCACTTGGGAAACTATTAAAATCCTGAAGCCTAAAGCTTGAATTTGTGGCCAGATACGTAAGATCATTGTTCCTTAGCAAGAGTCGAAAATAATACTggattgttttgttttttagatTTAAAAATGCTTCTTAGAAGGAAGTGTATCTGTGTCGTTTAAGTTTGTATTACTATGTTGTCATTGAATATGTCTGATCAATAAAATTCAGAGGATCGAATCAGTCTCCAACTCTCATAATTTAATGATTACGTGAATTTGTATTACTATTTTCATTTTAGTTTTCATCGTTTATGAAAGATATTTTATTCAGTTATGCATTATTTTTCCCCCCATCAGATCCACtgtattttttattctttgaaACGGATATAAATCCACCACCCCATTATATATGCCATTGCACGGACGGGCttgtttttacaatatttttttatattttttaattaatatttaaatgaggataaaaatataattataaaaaataatgagagactatattgtattttttatatataaattaaaaaaataaataaaataaaagaataaaaaaatatccaagTAAAAATTGAATCTACAATTTGATGTCtacaaatttattaatatatataattaaaatagaccacgacaccaaaaattagttattttaagtgtttcaaacttaataatatagatgtatatataaaaagaaaactTTCTACAagatatttataaatttgaattGAATATACCGGAAAATCATTATGTTTCTCTGTGTTTCATTCTATAGCATTTTATGATTTTAGATATTTGTACAAATGGATAGTATTAACAAAACAGAAAATAATAGATACAAATATACATAAAatgatgttaatattttaaaattttaaaatagtttcaCGCGCATTAGCTACaagatatttatttaatgaCCAAAGTTTCAACTGcgggttttaaaaataaataatacttattaattttttttacaaattttgatatatttactttaagatattgcttattatttaattaattaacaatttcTTTATGAATTTTACGGGGTCAGACTCTGAACATATACACAAAATTTAGAATAGGTtttttgtgatacggtctcacgaatctttatctgtgagacgggtaaaccttaccgatattcacaataaaaaatattaatcttagcataaaaaataatactttttcatggatgaattatattacaaaatacgacaagtgagaccatctcacacaaatttttgcacaGAATTTAATACCAAGAATATGATCTTTgttcaattataaaaaaaattatttgctcATTTTAAAAGCTATATGCTCATAATAAATCAGGGCGTAGAAGAAGAAAGAGATGGCTCGGAGCATCACATACATCACCGGCTCTCAGCTTTCCTCTCTCAAGAACCGCCCGAATATCGCCATTGTCGATGTCAGGTATACGATGATATGGAACTCACGTTTGTTTGATTTTGCGGACTATGATTAATAATTTGGTGGGAAATGTTAATGTTTATTAGGGATGATGAAAGGAGCTCCGATGGGCATATATCTGGGTCGCTTCACTTTGCTAGCGACTCATTTGTTGACAAAATGCCAAATCTAATCGAAGCTGCTAAAGGCAAAGATACCCTTGTTTTCCATTGTGCTCTCAGCCAGGTGTGATTTACTGGATTACGTTTCGTTTGCCATGAATTTTCCCTTTCTCCTTCGATGCGAATGTGGGTTATTGGCGTTTGATCTTTATAACGTGTTTAATAGGATCTGGTTAGTTTTCTGTGCTGTACTTTATATTCGTATAGAGGACGATACAAATTCACAATCATCTTGGGCTTTGTTGACAGTTGACTTTGAATTCCATTATGGAGAGAGTTAAGTTTGAGAGTTTTCTCATTTAGTGTACCAGTCGACGTCTTAGGAATGGCCGAAACTGGCTAAGCTTGTGTACTGTGATTGATTGAGGGGCATAAACCGAGCAGTAATTGACTCCGCAAGTCTCGAGTTGTTTTTAAGATGGAGGAAATTAAGTTGAGCTCTCATGGCCAATTTGGTTGTTAACAAGCTCACTTTCTCAATGGTAAGAGTATTCATGTCTTTATAGAACCAGAAGATTGACAAATGTTTTTTAGGTAGAGGGGTTTGGGGTTCTCAAATTAAACATAGCATGTACTAGTAGTGCTTCTTTTTGGGATTTCTCTCAATCTTCATTTAAATCTTTATATATTTGGTCTTGTGTTGTATTTATTAATCATTTGATCAGTTGGATGATCATAAGAATGAGGTCACAACAGATAGATCAGTTTCTAAGTGGATCTGCCATGCTAGCCTCTGTTCCGTGTTCGTATTTCACTTTAATTCTCTTCTGTTCCATGTACCGTGAAGTTTAGATTCTTGGGGTGTTAAGGATGTTTAGGCACTCTGGGAAGGAACCAAAGCATTACTGCTCATAATTATCCTCAAGGTGGACAAAATATATTATGCATCTCTAAGGTATAC
This genomic interval carries:
- the LOC140960829 gene encoding dual specificity phosphatase Cdc25-like gives rise to the protein MARSITYITGSQLSSLKNRPNIAIVDVRDDERSSDGHISGSLHFASDSFVDKMPNLIEAAKGKDTLVFHCALSQVRGPKCARRLTDYLATMKEDVGIKNVMVLERGYNGWEASGKPVCRCTEVPCKGDKA
- the LOC140961312 gene encoding S-adenosylmethionine synthase 1-like; this encodes MDTFLFTSESVNEGHPDKLCDQVSDAILDACLEQDPESKVACETCTKTNMVMVFGEITTKANVNYEKIVRDTCRGIGFISPDVGLDADHCKVLVNIEQQSPDIAQGVHGHLTKKPEEIGAGDQGHMFGYATDETPELMPLTHVLATKLGAKLTEVRKNNTCPWLRPDGKTQVTVEYKNDNGAMIPIRVHTVLISTQHDETVTNDQIAEDLKEHVIKPVIPAQYLDDNTIFHLNPSGRFVIGGPHGDAGLTGRKIIIDTYGGWGAHGGGAFSGKDPTKVDRSGAYVVRQAAKSIVASGLARRCIVQVSYAIGVAEPLSVFVDTYKTGKIPDKDILALIKENFDFRPGMIAINLDLKRGGNFRYQKTAAYGHFGRDDPDFTWETIKILKPKA
- the LOC140961101 gene encoding protein PTST homolog 3, chloroplastic-like — its product is MLLNPSPQCTPPSSWPPVTTFQLFFVYLLIKSSFQTKSFHRTCAFPNTATRIAIPDFWLLHPRNPASKKVKSNEDLCSEIREFLSTVGYPEDHVPSMKELAQHGRKDLAHMVRRRGYKLIRQILQSSATTNLIKSDIEMDETGKLKMLGGSGGQNEKLKASVGDVLPRDVMEEGDLYRYQEKDGDLFSSDQRSVASDSSIPFMQEKVANFIKHGKLVGIDEEIYAGEGERGTESEDAHEVQNNSSNQGNNNLLFQSCIGGETLNINSMNSYVSKEEQTPVNHKNDLDDEEIKAENLAEVNRLKFMLVCSGKELELDQLKKQIEKEKAYLSSLQNNAEIEINRAQKLISEKETELYAAEGSLSGLKEVEVKYTGYGEIVEVAGSFNGWHHKIKMDPHSSSIGVSPTETRFNIKFVVDGDWRIDPSMESVTRDNLHNNILKVGR